From a region of the Basfia succiniciproducens genome:
- the glyQ gene encoding glycine--tRNA ligase subunit alpha — MSAKFNVKTFQGMILALQDYWAQQGCTIVQPFDMEVGAGTSHPMTALRALGPEPMAFAYVQPSRRPTDGRYGENPNRLQHYYQFQVVIKPSPDNIQELYLGSLKMLGFDPTQHDIRFVEDNWENPTLGAWGLGWEVWLNGMEVTQFTYFQQVGGLECKPVTGEVTYGLERLAMYIQGVDSVYDLVWSDGPLGKTTYGDVFHQNEVEQSTYNFEYADVDFLFECFNKYEQEAKFLLKQEPRMENDKEIWVETALPLPAYERILKAAHSFNLLDARKAISVTERQRYILRIRALTKGVAEAYYASREALGFPGCK, encoded by the coding sequence ATGAGCGCAAAATTTAACGTTAAAACCTTCCAAGGTATGATTCTCGCCCTGCAGGATTACTGGGCGCAACAAGGCTGCACCATCGTGCAACCCTTCGATATGGAAGTGGGAGCCGGCACATCCCATCCGATGACCGCACTACGCGCATTAGGTCCGGAACCTATGGCATTCGCCTATGTTCAGCCTTCCCGCCGCCCGACGGACGGTCGCTACGGCGAAAACCCGAACCGTTTACAGCATTATTATCAATTCCAAGTGGTAATCAAACCATCGCCGGACAATATTCAAGAGCTATATTTAGGTTCGCTCAAAATGCTCGGCTTCGACCCGACTCAACATGATATCCGTTTTGTAGAAGATAACTGGGAAAATCCGACTTTAGGCGCATGGGGTTTAGGCTGGGAAGTATGGTTAAACGGTATGGAAGTCACCCAGTTTACCTATTTCCAACAAGTAGGCGGGCTGGAATGTAAACCAGTTACCGGCGAAGTAACCTACGGTTTAGAACGTTTAGCAATGTATATTCAAGGCGTGGACAGCGTGTACGACTTAGTTTGGTCTGACGGTCCGTTAGGCAAAACCACCTACGGCGATGTATTCCATCAAAACGAAGTGGAACAATCCACCTATAATTTCGAATACGCCGATGTGGATTTCCTGTTTGAATGTTTCAACAAATACGAACAAGAAGCGAAATTCCTGTTAAAACAGGAACCCCGCATGGAAAATGACAAAGAAATCTGGGTGGAAACCGCATTGCCGTTACCGGCCTACGAACGTATTTTAAAAGCCGCTCACAGCTTTAACTTACTCGACGCCCGCAAAGCGATTTCCGTCACCGAACGCCAACGCTACATTTTACGCATCCGCGCCTTAACCAAAGGTGTGGCGGAAGCCTATTATGCCAGCCGCGAAGCACTTGGGTTTCCGGGGTGTAAGTAA
- a CDS encoding transposase: MRRTFSAEYKAEAVKLVTERGYSVSQACRELGVGETALRRWISQVQAEQQGYVLAGSKPISPEQQRIRELENRIKELEEDKAILKKATAILMSLENKNTKSLRR; encoded by the coding sequence ATGAGAAGAACATTTAGCGCAGAATATAAAGCTGAAGCAGTAAAATTAGTGACTGAACGAGGATATTCAGTTTCTCAAGCTTGCCGAGAGTTAGGTGTGGGTGAAACAGCACTTCGTCGCTGGATAAGTCAAGTTCAAGCGGAGCAACAAGGTTACGTTTTAGCTGGTTCAAAGCCAATTAGCCCAGAACAACAACGAATTCGAGAACTTGAAAATCGTATTAAAGAACTTGAAGAAGATAAGGCCATTTTAAAAAAGGCTACAGCGATTTTAATGTCACTCGAAAACAAAAATACCAAGTCATTACGACGTTAA
- a CDS encoding IS3 family transposase, whose protein sequence is MNRLCELFSVSESAYYAHLRPAKKPAKHTALAVEIKAIFDASRSSAGKRTIQSHLKEKGIFVGLYLIRKLMNKQGLFSKQPQKWRNPSKGNSQVFENILSREFTPDSQTTVLCGDTTYIKINGIWCYLAVVINLLNRQVVGWKLSRYHDSELVKDALNHAMLNIERTERMLFHSDQGSIYGSEIFTDSVKKHGLTQSMSRRGNCWDNAPVERWFRSFKYEWMLKGGYSDFESAVNDVREYVMYYNHIRPHSYNQGLSPILAKTTYRRLLN, encoded by the coding sequence ATCAACCGGTTATGTGAACTATTTAGCGTGTCTGAAAGTGCTTACTACGCCCATTTGCGCCCTGCCAAAAAGCCAGCGAAACACACTGCTTTAGCCGTTGAAATCAAGGCAATTTTTGATGCAAGCCGAAGTTCAGCAGGCAAACGAACGATTCAATCGCATTTGAAAGAGAAAGGTATTTTTGTGGGGTTGTATTTAATTCGTAAGTTAATGAATAAGCAAGGATTATTTAGTAAGCAACCGCAAAAATGGCGCAATCCTAGTAAAGGAAACAGTCAAGTTTTTGAGAATATACTAAGTCGAGAATTTACGCCTGATAGCCAAACGACCGTGCTATGTGGTGACACGACCTATATAAAAATCAATGGGATATGGTGCTATTTAGCAGTGGTAATTAATTTATTAAATCGTCAAGTCGTCGGTTGGAAGCTAAGTCGCTATCATGATAGTGAGCTGGTTAAAGATGCACTGAATCATGCGATGCTGAATATTGAACGCACGGAGCGAATGTTGTTCCATTCAGACCAAGGTAGTATTTATGGCAGTGAAATCTTTACTGATTCAGTTAAGAAACATGGGCTTACACAAAGTATGAGCCGTCGTGGTAACTGTTGGGACAATGCGCCGGTGGAGCGTTGGTTTCGAAGTTTTAAATATGAATGGATGCTGAAAGGGGGTTATAGTGATTTTGAAAGTGCTGTAAATGATGTGAGAGAATATGTGATGTATTATAATCACATTCGCCCACATAGCTATAATCAAGGTCTATCTCCGATTTTAGCAAAAACAACTTATCGGAGACTGTTAAATTAG
- a CDS encoding endonuclease domain-containing protein, which yields MQPYSKSLKELSQKLRSDQTDAERKLWQRINRDQLLGFRFNRQKPLLNYIVDFYCPKAKLIIELDGSQHYEPDYQGKDALRDAELNSLGFTVMRFSNDEVYYEIEAVVDQVYLFLESIDHDRAD from the coding sequence ATGCAACCCTACTCAAAATCACTAAAAGAGCTTTCGCAAAAATTACGTTCTGATCAAACGGATGCAGAACGGAAATTATGGCAACGGATAAACCGAGATCAGCTTCTGGGATTTCGGTTTAATCGACAGAAGCCGTTGTTAAATTACATTGTGGATTTTTACTGTCCAAAGGCAAAGCTGATTATTGAGTTAGACGGAAGTCAGCATTATGAACCCGATTATCAAGGAAAAGACGCCTTGCGGGATGCTGAACTGAATTCGCTCGGATTTACGGTAATGCGCTTTAGTAATGACGAAGTGTATTATGAAATTGAAGCGGTGGTGGATCAGGTTTATTTGTTTTTGGAGAGTATAGATCACGATAGGGCTGATTGA
- the glyS gene encoding glycine--tRNA ligase subunit beta yields the protein MTTQNFLAEIGTEELPPKALKKLATAFAENVENELNQAGLTFEKVQWFAAPRRLAVKVLELATAQPSKEIEKRGPAVAAAFDAEGKPTKAAEGWARGCGISVEQAERLATDKGEWLVHRARIEGQPTKNLMLDIVARSLANLPIPKMMRWGDKTEQFVRPVHTVSLLLGGELIEGEILGIASGRTIRGHRFLGEAEFQIAHADEYPQILKDKGSVIADFNERRAIILADSQAKASALGGVADIEDDLLDEVTSLVEFPNVLTATFEERFLAVPAEALVYTMKGDQKYFPIYDKNGKLLPHFIFVSNINPTDPTPIIEGNEKVVRPRLSDAEFFFNTDKKQRLEDLLPRLETVLFQQQLGTLLDKTKRIQALAGEIATQIGADKAKAERAGLLSKCDLMTNMVFEFTDTQGVMGMHYARHDGEDEEVAVALNEQYMPRFAGDNLPNSLVASSVALADKFDTLTGIFGIGQAPKGSADPFALRRAALGALRIIVEKNLPLDLAEIVKKSTALFAERLTNQNVVDDVVDFMLGRFRAWYQDEGIAVDVIQAVLARRPTKPADFDARVRAVSHFRTLDSAEALAAANKRVSNILAKIEGEISSKIDRTLLLEPEEKALAEQVLSLQSELAPLFAKGEYQPALDRLAGLREVIDNFFDKVMVNAEDEKLRQNRQAILNTLRNLFLQVADISLLQ from the coding sequence ATGACAACACAAAACTTCCTCGCCGAGATCGGCACTGAAGAGCTGCCGCCGAAGGCGCTTAAAAAATTAGCTACGGCATTTGCCGAAAATGTTGAAAACGAGTTAAACCAAGCGGGTTTGACCTTTGAAAAAGTCCAATGGTTTGCGGCGCCCCGTCGTTTGGCGGTGAAGGTGTTAGAGTTGGCGACGGCGCAACCGAGTAAAGAAATCGAAAAACGTGGTCCGGCGGTAGCGGCGGCGTTTGATGCGGAAGGTAAACCGACCAAAGCGGCGGAAGGCTGGGCGCGCGGTTGCGGTATTAGCGTTGAGCAAGCGGAACGTCTGGCTACGGATAAAGGCGAATGGTTGGTTCACCGTGCGCGGATTGAAGGTCAGCCGACCAAAAACTTAATGCTTGATATCGTGGCTCGTTCGTTGGCAAATCTACCGATTCCCAAAATGATGCGTTGGGGCGATAAAACCGAGCAGTTCGTGCGTCCGGTTCATACTGTCAGCTTGTTGTTAGGCGGCGAGTTAATTGAAGGCGAGATTTTAGGCATTGCCAGCGGTCGCACTATTCGCGGCCACCGTTTCCTGGGTGAAGCGGAATTCCAAATCGCTCACGCCGATGAATATCCGCAAATCCTCAAAGACAAAGGTTCGGTCATTGCCGACTTTAACGAGCGTCGCGCCATTATTCTGGCGGATTCTCAGGCAAAAGCCAGCGCACTTGGCGGCGTGGCGGATATTGAAGACGACTTGTTAGACGAGGTGACTTCGCTGGTGGAATTCCCGAACGTGTTAACCGCCACCTTTGAAGAGCGTTTCCTGGCGGTGCCGGCGGAAGCCCTGGTGTATACCATGAAAGGCGACCAAAAATATTTCCCGATTTACGATAAAAACGGCAAATTGTTACCGCACTTTATTTTCGTCTCGAATATTAATCCTACGGATCCGACACCGATTATCGAAGGTAATGAGAAAGTGGTGCGTCCGCGTTTGTCGGATGCAGAGTTCTTCTTTAATACTGATAAAAAACAGCGTTTGGAAGATTTATTGCCGCGTTTAGAAACCGTATTGTTCCAACAACAATTAGGTACACTGTTAGATAAAACCAAACGAATTCAGGCGCTTGCAGGTGAAATCGCCACTCAAATCGGTGCAGACAAAGCCAAAGCGGAACGAGCGGGCTTGCTGTCAAAATGCGACCTAATGACCAACATGGTATTTGAGTTTACCGACACCCAAGGCGTAATGGGTATGCACTATGCCCGCCACGACGGCGAAGACGAAGAGGTGGCGGTAGCCTTGAACGAGCAATATATGCCGCGTTTTGCCGGCGATAACCTGCCGAACAGCTTGGTGGCAAGTTCCGTGGCATTGGCGGATAAATTCGACACGCTCACCGGGATTTTCGGTATCGGTCAGGCACCGAAAGGCAGTGCTGATCCCTTTGCTTTACGTCGCGCGGCATTAGGTGCGTTACGTATTATTGTGGAGAAAAATTTACCGCTTGATTTGGCTGAAATTGTGAAAAAATCCACCGCACTATTTGCTGAGCGTTTGACTAATCAAAACGTGGTGGACGATGTCGTGGACTTTATGCTCGGCCGTTTCCGCGCCTGGTATCAGGACGAAGGCATCGCGGTAGACGTAATTCAAGCGGTGCTGGCGCGTCGTCCGACTAAACCGGCGGATTTTGATGCGCGGGTGCGTGCGGTATCCCATTTCCGTACTCTTGATTCTGCGGAAGCCTTGGCGGCGGCTAATAAACGGGTAAGCAATATTCTTGCCAAGATCGAAGGCGAAATCTCCTCAAAAATCGACCGCACTTTATTGCTTGAGCCGGAAGAAAAAGCCTTAGCGGAGCAAGTGCTTTCATTGCAATCGGAACTGGCGCCGTTGTTTGCCAAAGGCGAATATCAACCCGCTCTTGACCGTTTGGCGGGCTTGCGTGAAGTTATCGACAACTTCTTCGATAAAGTCATGGTGAATGCGGAAGATGAAAAACTGCGTCAAAACCGTCAGGCAATTTTAAATACTCTGCGTAATCTGTTCTTACAGGTAGCGGATATTTCTCTATTGCAATAA
- a CDS encoding DUF4870 family protein — translation MNEQQFKNELEKLTEDKNRTYMYIIYGLFILAVVFKPLAIIGAVFAFMKREELSVLAQTHCNYLIKTFIVAFIGSFLIFVPVIFWFIFAWYVYRVASGFQNFYGNREVNGESWFK, via the coding sequence ATGAATGAGCAACAATTTAAAAATGAATTAGAGAAGTTAACCGAAGATAAAAATCGTACTTACATGTACATCATCTACGGATTATTTATTTTGGCCGTAGTGTTTAAACCGTTAGCTATTATCGGCGCCGTGTTTGCCTTTATGAAACGCGAAGAACTTTCCGTGTTGGCGCAAACCCATTGTAATTATTTAATTAAGACTTTTATTGTGGCGTTTATCGGTTCATTCCTTATTTTTGTGCCCGTGATTTTTTGGTTTATATTTGCCTGGTATGTTTATCGTGTAGCATCCGGCTTTCAGAATTTTTACGGTAATCGGGAAGTAAACGGAGAAAGTTGGTTTAAATAG
- a CDS encoding AI-2E family transporter yields MIEMLKNWYLRRFSDPQAMGLAAILFFGFVAIYFFSDLIAPLLIALVLAYLLEMPISFLSDKLKLPRFLSILLILGGFIAVTILMIFGLIPTLINQTVNLFSDLPNMLNLSHQWVMSLPESYPELVDYQMIDSLFITIREKTLAFGESAVKFSLSSLMNLVTIGIYAFLVPLMVFFMVKDQDELIAGFSRFLPKNRTLASKVWQEMQLQIANYIRGKLFEILIVAVVSYIIFLFFGLRYPLLLAVAVGLSVLIPYIGAVLVTIPVALVAIFQFGATPTFGYLMTAYIVSQLLDGNLLVPYLFSEAVNLHPLTIIIAVLIFGGLWGFWGVFFAIPLATLVKAVVNAWPSNEDEAIS; encoded by the coding sequence ATGATTGAGATGCTAAAAAATTGGTATCTACGCCGTTTCAGCGATCCACAGGCAATGGGGCTTGCCGCTATTTTGTTTTTTGGCTTTGTCGCAATTTATTTTTTTAGCGATTTAATCGCGCCTTTATTGATTGCCCTGGTTTTGGCTTATTTATTGGAAATGCCGATTTCGTTTCTTTCCGATAAATTGAAATTACCGCGTTTTCTTTCCATTCTGTTGATTCTTGGCGGTTTTATTGCAGTGACCATTCTGATGATTTTCGGTTTAATCCCGACATTGATTAATCAAACCGTTAATTTATTCAGTGATTTGCCGAATATGTTGAATTTATCCCATCAATGGGTGATGTCTTTACCGGAGAGTTATCCCGAATTAGTGGATTATCAAATGATTGACAGCCTGTTTATCACAATTCGTGAAAAAACACTGGCGTTTGGTGAAAGTGCGGTCAAATTTTCTCTATCTTCGTTAATGAATTTAGTCACCATTGGGATTTATGCGTTTTTAGTACCTTTAATGGTGTTTTTCATGGTGAAGGATCAGGATGAACTTATTGCCGGTTTCAGCCGTTTTTTACCAAAAAACAGAACGTTAGCATCCAAAGTGTGGCAGGAAATGCAATTACAAATCGCCAATTATATTCGCGGTAAGTTATTTGAAATTTTAATTGTCGCCGTGGTGAGTTATATTATTTTCCTCTTCTTCGGCTTGCGTTATCCGTTACTGCTTGCCGTAGCGGTGGGATTGTCCGTACTGATTCCTTATATCGGCGCCGTATTAGTGACCATTCCGGTGGCATTAGTAGCGATTTTCCAATTCGGCGCAACGCCGACATTCGGTTATTTAATGACCGCTTATATTGTCAGCCAGTTATTGGACGGTAATTTATTAGTGCCTTATTTATTTTCCGAGGCGGTGAATCTACATCCGTTAACCATCATTATTGCCGTGTTGATTTTTGGTGGATTATGGGGGTTTTGGGGTGTTTTTTTTGCTATCCCGCTCGCAACTTTAGTTAAAGCGGTGGTAAATGCCTGGCCTTCCAACGAAGACGAAGCTATTTCTTAA
- the arsC gene encoding arsenate reductase (glutaredoxin) (This arsenate reductase requires both glutathione and glutaredoxin to convert arsenate to arsenite, after which the efflux transporter formed by ArsA and ArsB can extrude the arsenite from the cell, providing resistance.) — protein sequence MSVIIYHNPRCSKSRETLKLLQDQNINAEIVLYLEKRFSVSELQSLMKKLNIHSAKEMMRIKDALYQELQLNNEHISEQELLEAIGNHPALLERPIVINGDKAKIGRPPEAVLSIL from the coding sequence ATGTCGGTTATTATTTATCATAATCCGCGCTGTTCAAAAAGCCGAGAAACATTAAAACTGCTTCAGGATCAAAATATTAATGCGGAAATCGTACTTTATCTGGAGAAACGTTTTTCCGTCAGCGAATTACAAAGTTTGATGAAAAAACTCAATATTCATAGCGCAAAAGAAATGATGAGAATAAAAGATGCGCTCTATCAGGAATTACAGCTGAATAATGAGCATATTTCCGAACAGGAATTGTTAGAGGCAATCGGCAATCACCCGGCGTTATTGGAACGCCCGATCGTAATTAACGGCGATAAAGCAAAAATAGGGCGACCGCCGGAAGCGGTGCTGAGCATTTTGTAA
- a CDS encoding alternative ribosome-rescue factor A has translation MAKKTNPVPIAENSQTAYLHNRGTIQDNAVKALLRTPLFRSRIEKKLKGKGSYQRKAKHAGRYFEKPDDKSFGYKSFIIGFLLGPAYLL, from the coding sequence ATGGCAAAAAAAACAAACCCGGTACCTATTGCGGAAAACAGCCAAACCGCTTATCTGCATAATCGAGGTACAATTCAGGATAATGCGGTCAAAGCATTATTACGCACACCTTTATTCAGATCGCGTATTGAGAAAAAGTTGAAAGGTAAAGGAAGTTATCAACGTAAAGCAAAACATGCAGGCAGATATTTTGAAAAACCCGATGATAAGAGTTTTGGTTACAAAAGTTTTATCATCGGGTTTTTATTAGGGCCTGCCTATCTTTTATGA
- a CDS encoding DUF5377 family protein codes for MSVKTELLFSNTWNVRISDPGEEGAHSHFFETIYITLEAYIDGDNVSYEFTRKVEDEVKIKRNFTQLDELFKFLADYLDAVSLGNLGVKIGQLGLVK; via the coding sequence ATGTCTGTAAAAACTGAACTTTTATTTTCAAACACATGGAATGTCCGTATTAGCGACCCCGGTGAAGAAGGCGCTCACAGCCATTTTTTTGAAACCATTTATATTACTTTAGAAGCATATATCGACGGCGATAACGTATCTTACGAATTTACCCGAAAGGTAGAAGATGAAGTGAAAATCAAGCGTAATTTCACTCAACTAGACGAATTGTTCAAATTTCTGGCGGATTATTTAGACGCGGTATCATTAGGCAATTTAGGCGTGAAAATCGGTCAATTGGGCTTGGTCAAATAA
- a CDS encoding glycosyltransferase family 9 protein, protein MALFNQAPKSLCVLRLSAIGDVCHALAAVQQIQKYWPETEISWIVGKTEAQLLAGIPNAELIVYDKKSGWKGVLALWRQLKHRRFDALLNMQTAFRASVLSFGIKARYKIGFGKQRAREGQWLFTNRKVRDPQNPHVLDGFMAFVEYLGVPVEAPHWQLAVSEQDKEAVKPYIDPARKNLIISPCSSKAEKDWLIERYAQVANIAHQHNVNVILCGSSAKREVEILQKITALCDFQPVNLSGKTNLKQLVALIGMADLVISPDSGPAHMATTQGTPVIGLYAYHNPLRTGPYNNLANIVSVYEKNVRKEYGKPSDQLPWATKLTGKNLMSQIQVEDVVEQMKKLAVI, encoded by the coding sequence CCGAAATCTTTATGTGTATTGCGTTTATCTGCAATTGGCGATGTTTGCCATGCGTTAGCGGCGGTGCAGCAGATTCAGAAATATTGGCCTGAAACGGAAATCAGCTGGATTGTCGGCAAAACCGAAGCGCAGTTATTGGCGGGCATTCCTAATGCGGAATTGATTGTGTATGACAAAAAATCGGGCTGGAAAGGGGTTCTTGCCTTATGGAGACAACTTAAACATCGCCGTTTTGATGCGCTGTTAAATATGCAGACCGCATTTCGTGCATCGGTTCTTTCGTTTGGCATTAAGGCGCGTTATAAAATCGGTTTTGGTAAACAGCGGGCAAGGGAAGGACAGTGGCTGTTTACTAACCGCAAAGTTCGGGATCCTCAAAATCCCCATGTACTTGACGGTTTTATGGCGTTTGTAGAATATCTTGGCGTGCCGGTTGAAGCGCCTCATTGGCAGTTGGCGGTTTCCGAGCAGGATAAAGAGGCGGTTAAGCCTTATATTGATCCGGCGCGTAAAAATCTGATTATTTCCCCCTGTTCAAGCAAAGCGGAAAAAGATTGGCTGATAGAACGCTATGCGCAAGTGGCGAATATTGCTCATCAGCATAATGTGAATGTGATTTTATGCGGTTCTTCGGCAAAACGGGAAGTCGAAATTTTACAAAAAATTACCGCACTTTGTGATTTTCAACCTGTTAATTTGTCGGGTAAAACGAACCTTAAACAACTGGTGGCATTAATCGGTATGGCGGATCTTGTCATTTCGCCGGACTCGGGGCCGGCTCATATGGCAACAACTCAAGGTACGCCGGTGATTGGTTTATATGCTTATCATAACCCGCTGCGTACAGGGCCTTATAATAATCTGGCAAATATAGTTTCGGTGTATGAAAAAAATGTGCGGAAGGAATACGGCAAGCCTTCCGACCAATTGCCTTGGGCAACCAAATTAACAGGTAAAAATCTGATGAGCCAGATTCAGGTGGAAGACGTGGTCGAACAAATGAAAAAACTTGCCGTTATTTAA